CAGCTTCCGGTTCCGCTTTGTTGACGCGATCAAAGAAAACACCTGTGGAGCAAAGATGTTGCAGTGACGACGAGATCGTTGACTCCACCCACAAACAGTGTCGCAGGtgagcagaggagcaggaagtCAGTGATCTTGGTGTCGGACAGAATCTTTGCAGCAGCACAGTCGAGTTATTTCAGACTCATGTTCTATGTGTGGACCTGAGAGACGCAGCTTAACAAGGGGGATGGTTTTCATGGAGGAAACAAGTGTCAGATGAACGGATGAGGAGAATAATCCTGAGCTGCAGCTCTACAATAACTGAAGCTCAGACTCGTCTCCGGTTTAAAGTTGACTTTCACTTTGTCTGCTGATCGTGGCGCAGCGTCTTTCCTCCATCTAAAGGTAATGTAAGCgacatgtgtcagtgttttcctgttgaaTGAGTCTTGCTCATGTTGTTAGTGGcggctgctgtcagctgcttccactggaaacagcagaaatctgCCGCTCGCTTCTTCAACTCACTCACAACTAACGGCTGCGTCTTTAACCCATATGTGGAGATGTGGAGTTGAAGCGGTGGAATCAGAGTAGAAGCAGAGTCAGTTGATGTCAGTAGTTGAACACTGAGTCGTTATTACTGTGTAGCTCCACTTACTGATGACTGAAGGCAGCTTTTCCCGCCTCAATCAGCCTGTGGAGGAGGCGGAGAGGAGCCGCTGCTCTCCCGCTGTCTGAGCCACTAAAGTCGGTGTGAGCTCGGCCGGACAGCCGCTGGAGAACAGCTCTGACTTTCTGTGTGATTAGATGGACTCTACAGGACTGATGTGGACTCAGTGTGGCAGTCAGAGGGGCTGAGGACcttcacactgttgttgttcttccacaaatcattctgacactAACCTGTCTCAGTCTCTGTACTTTACTCGAGgattttcatttcctgcttcTACTAATGTGATAATAATGAGTCATTCTGCAGGAGACACTTTGGCGCCATCTAGTGGACTGACAGCATATTCAATCTTGGATGTGAATGGAGCAGCATGaatcagagtgaggacagagaggagggagtccctccctctaaaaccactctgtgtggggaacatgagagccagaccaaagctcagaggtgagatgaggatctctaactgtccatgactcttctccatgtcagagctcagcactcacatcactgcaccatcattattcacactcactgctctgtgtgtgttgtgttcaagcccagagcagcagcactcaccacactctgctggacctggacctggacctggacctggacctgtgTTCATGAAGAGCGACTGGTCAATGGATCATGATGGTTATTTCAAACAAAGTTTTGGAAGGTGAGAatttcaaactgacagaaagacatttcacagtaaaagttagtttttgtgtttgaacatattttccatcagtttttatccaacatgcagattcatcagttctgttttagtttcaggatccagcagcagagaccagactctcctgaatccagctgtctgtctttaaagagcGACAACTCAAAGGGCTTTTTCATTGACTTTAAAGGGCGACgtccatcagctgatcagatgtaAGCTGTAACTGACAGTGAGACTCAGGTTCTTCTAgaaaagaactagtttgtaCGACGTGTTGTTGGACCACgtctgaaatcaaagtgtttctatctgttgtgaacgtccacactggaaggtggaggtAAAACTCCGGCCGTCATAGAGAGGGGGGAGACgtgatgtggtttaaatatgGAGATAACTCCTCCCAtgttcagacagtctctcctggaagacattcatagtgtcCACCTCAGTCGTtgacatgaaaagagacagaaacagtttgtgtgaagaatgaaaaaagagctgagagagaagttGAAACCCCGCCTACTTTctgacctccacacagctgaccaatcactgaGGGAGGTGGGTGTTTCAGACGCTGTTCCACCATCTGACAAACACCTCTGATGGAGTAAACTGATCCCTTACAATGCTCCTGATTCATGTTTCAACTTTACTCAGTGAAACTTTACTGCTTCATTGTCATTGTTCAtactgggagctgcccagtacaaccagtCTGATACAagcagacactgagcagctccactggagcagctggaggttgTAGGTGCCTTGCTTCAGGGCACTTCAGCAGTgttgagtgagggagggagagctaTATGGAGGGTTGGTGAGAGCTGTTGGGACTAAACCAAAGTGAGTGGTGaagccaaacactgagctgaaagctacaaacagctgcagactgagctgttgattctcagtgggatcagcaggACTAGTAAACCTTTACCACTACAGGGAGTCGTCTGATTCACTCTTCACATCCAAATATGACTTGATGGACCTTtagcttgtgtctgtctctgtgtggacagacataatgtgagctaattcttcatgattcctccacagagtggaccaggagagctcagaggttcccagtggtcagtctgcccagcagcatcaaacacacctggactccatatttatggtctgtacatggacaacaactacttttacatctgttgtgttgacaataaTCTCCATGCTGCGCTTTTTAGACCAGTggattgtcagtgtgtccaacatggatctgatgtttggctccatgattttagtttgatggagtcattcatatagttttctgttccagctgctggaggagaacatcgtcacttttgtgaagaacgagctgaagaagatgcagaaggttctgagtctagattacccagaatgcttagagagtcagagggaggatgaggaggtgttggatagtgatgatgaagagcagaggaggagcagcagagaggagtttctgaagatcacactgaacttcctgaggagaatgaagcaggaggagctggctgactgtctgcagagcagtaagaggatttctctaaagatttaacatgatggagaaatgagacGTTTACTGACGTCTCaacacatggagggaaatatgttcatatatgcATTCTTTAGGAGGATTAAACTGTCATATATACTTTATAAATCACTTACtgatgttgtttctttgttcattCAGGACATTTTGCTCCAGTTTGTCGACGTAAACTTAAATCTAACCTGAAGAAgaagttccagtgtttgtttgaggggatctctaaagcaggaaacccaacccttctgaatcagatctacacagagctctacatcacagagggagggactggagaggtcaatgatgaacatgaggtcagacagattgaaacagcatccaggaaaccagacagaccagaaacaaccatcagacaagaagacatctttaaagcctcacctggaagagatgaaccaatcagaacagtgatgacaaagggagtggctggcattgggaaaacagtcttaacacagaagttgactctggactgggctgaagacaaagccaaccaggacatacacttcacatttccattcactttcagagagctgaatgtgctgaaagagaaaaagttgagcttggtggaacttgttcatcacttctttactgaaaccaaagaagcaggaatctgcaggtttgaagagttccaggttgtgttcatctttgacggtctggatgagtgtcgacttcctctggacttccacaacactgagatcctgactgatgttacagagtccacctcagtggacgtgctgctgacaaacctcatcagggggaaactgcttccctctgcttgcctctggataaccacacgacctgcagcagccaatcagatccctcctgagtgtgttgacatggtgacagaggtcagagggttcactgacccacagaaggaggagtacttcaggaagaggttcagagatgaggatcaggccagcaggatcatctcccacatcaagacctcacgaagcctccacatcatgtgccacatcccagtcttctgctggatcactgctacagttctggaggatgtgttgaaaaccagagagggaggagagctgcccaagaccctgactgagatgtacatccacttcctggtggttcagaccaaactgaagaccatcaagtatgatggaggatctgggacagatccacactggaataaaaagagcaggaagatgattaaaactctgggaaaactggctgttgagcagctgcagaaaggaaacctgatcttctatgaatcagacctgacagagtgtggcatcgatatcagagcagcctcagtgtactcaggagtgttcacacagatctttaaagaggagagaggactgtaccaggacaaggtgttctgcttcgtccatctgagtgttcaggagtttctggctgctcttcatgtccatctgaccttcatcaagtctggagtcaatctgctgtTAGAAGAACAAACAACCACCAGGTGGTCTAAACTGTTCAGAAACAAACCTGAACCAACACAGTTCTACCAGAGaactgtggacaaggccttacagagtccaaatggacacctggacttgttcctccgcttcctcctgggtctttcactgcagaccaatcagactctcctacgaggtctgctgacacagacaggaagtggttcATGGACGaatcaggaaacagtccagtacatcaagaagaagattgaagagactccctctgcagagaaaagcatcaacctgttccactgtctgaatgaactgaatgatcgttctctagtggaggagatccaacagtccctgagttcaggacgtctctccacagataaactgtctcctgctcaatggtcagctctggtcttcatcttactgtcatcagaaaaagatctggacgtgtttgacctgaagaaatactctgcttcagaggaggctcttctgaggctgctgccagtggtcaaagcctctaacaaagctctgtaagtACAAACAGAACATGTAGAGTTAGATTTATTATCAGAATTtaaagacactgctgtcttttcaacaggagagaaattaatttcctttcttctttaattctttatcatcatctcttcagactgagtgactgtaacctctcagagagaagctgtgaagctctgtcatcagttctcagctcccagtcctctagtctgagagatctggacctgagtaacaacaacctgcaggattcaggagt
This genomic window from Lates calcarifer isolate ASB-BC8 unplaced genomic scaffold, TLL_Latcal_v3 _unitig_2175_quiver_2134, whole genome shotgun sequence contains:
- the LOC108892319 gene encoding NACHT, LRR and PYD domains-containing protein 3 isoform X8 — translated: MNQSEDREEGVPPSKTTLCGEHESQTKAQSPEQQHSPHSAGPGPGPGPGPVFMKSDWSMDHDGYFKQSFGSFRIQQQRPDSPESSCLSLKSDNSKGFFIDFKGRRPSADQIVDQESSEVPSGQSAQQHQTHLDSIFMLLEENIVTFVKNELKKMQKVLSLDYPECLESQREDEEVLDSDDEEQRRSSREEFLKITLNFLRRMKQEELADCLQSRHFAPVCRRKLKSNLKKKFQCLFEGISKAGNPTLLNQIYTELYITEGGTGEVNDEHEVRQIETASRKPDRPETTIRQEDIFKASPGRDEPIRTVMTKGVAGIGKTVLTQKLTLDWAEDKANQDIHFTFPFTFRELNVLKEKKLSLVELVHHFFTETKEAGICRFEEFQVVFIFDGLDECRLPLDFHNTEILTDVTESTSVDVLLTNLIRGKLLPSACLWITTRPAAANQIPPECVDMVTEVRGFTDPQKEEYFRKRFRDEDQASRIISHIKTSRSLHIMCHIPVFCWITATVLEDVLKTREGGELPKTLTEMYIHFLVVQTKLKTIKYDGGSGTDPHWNKKSRKMIKTLGKLAVEQLQKGNLIFYESDLTECGIDIRAASVYSGVFTQIFKEERGLYQDKVFCFVHLSVQEFLAALHVHLTFIKSGVNLLLEEQTTTRWSKLFRNKPEPTQFYQRTVDKALQSPNGHLDLFLRFLLGLSLQTNQTLLRGLLTQTGSGSWTNQETVQYIKKKIEETPSAEKSINLFHCLNELNDRSLVEEIQQSLSSGRLSTDKLSPAQWSALVFILLSSEKDLDVFDLKKYSASEEALLRLLPVVKASNKALLSGCNLSERSCEALSSVLSSQSSSLRDLDLSNNNLQDSGVKMLSVGLESPHCSLETLRLSDCNLSERSCEALSSVLSSQSSSLRDLDLSNNNLQDSGVKMLSVGLESPHCSLETLSLSGCLISEEGCASLVSALSSNPSHLRELDLSYNHPGDSGVKLLSAGLKDPGWRLDTLRVEPGGVRWLTPGLRKYSCQLTIDTNTVNRFLKLSDNNRKVTLVEEDQSYPDHPDRFDPCPQLLCRTGLTGRCYWEVEWRGDVYISVSYRGIRRKGGRDCLFGLNDQSWRLRCSDVSGYSVCHNNRGTYISSSSSSSSSSSSVSNRVAVYVDCPAGSLSFYRVSSDSLIHLHTFNTTFTQPLYPGFGVWSWSIGSSVSLC
- the LOC108892319 gene encoding NACHT, LRR and PYD domains-containing protein 3 isoform X5, which translates into the protein MNQSEDREEGVPPSKTTLCGEHESQTKAQSPEQQHSPHSAGPGPGPGPGPVFMKSDWSMDHDGYFKQSFGSFRIQQQRPDSPESSCLSLKSDNSKGFFIDFKGRRPSADQIVDQESSEVPSGQSAQQHQTHLDSIFMLLEENIVTFVKNELKKMQKVLSLDYPECLESQREDEEVLDSDDEEQRRSSREEFLKITLNFLRRMKQEELADCLQSRHFAPVCRRKLKSNLKKKFQCLFEGISKAGNPTLLNQIYTELYITEGGTGEVNDEHEVRQIETASRKPDRPETTIRQEDIFKASPGRDEPIRTVMTKGVAGIGKTVLTQKLTLDWAEDKANQDIHFTFPFTFRELNVLKEKKLSLVELVHHFFTETKEAGICRFEEFQVVFIFDGLDECRLPLDFHNTEILTDVTESTSVDVLLTNLIRGKLLPSACLWITTRPAAANQIPPECVDMVTEVRGFTDPQKEEYFRKRFRDEDQASRIISHIKTSRSLHIMCHIPVFCWITATVLEDVLKTREGGELPKTLTEMYIHFLVVQTKLKTIKYDGGSGTDPHWNKKSRKMIKTLGKLAVEQLQKGNLIFYESDLTECGIDIRAASVYSGVFTQIFKEERGLYQDKVFCFVHLSVQEFLAALHVHLTFIKSGVNLLLEEQTTTRWSKLFRNKPEPTQFYQRTVDKALQSPNGHLDLFLRFLLGLSLQTNQTLLRGLLTQTGSGSWTNQETVQYIKKKIEETPSAEKSINLFHCLNELNDRSLVEEIQQSLSSGRLSTDKLSPAQWSALVFILLSSEKDLDVFDLKKYSASEEALLRLLPVVKASNKALLSGCNLSERSCEALSSVLSSQSSSLRDLDLSNNNLQDSGVKMLSVGLESPHCSLETLRLSDCNLSERSCEALSSVLSSQSSSLRDLDLSNNNLQDSGVKMLSVGLESPHCSLETLRLSGCNLSERSCEALSSVLSSQSSSLRDLDLSNNNLQDSGVKMLSAGLESPHCSLETLSLSGCLISEEGCASLVSALSSNPSHLRELDLSYNHPGDSGVKLLSAGLKDPGWRLDTLRVEPGGVRWLTPGLRKYSCQLTIDTNTVNRFLKLSDNNRKVTLVEEDQSYPDHPDRFDPCPQLLCRTGLTGRCYWEVEWRGDVYISVSYRGIRRKGGRDCLFGLNDQSWRLRCSDVSGYSVCHNNRGTYISSSSSSSSSSSSVSNRVAVYVDCPAGSLSFYRVSSDSLIHLHTFNTTFTQPLYPGFGVWSWSIGSSVSLC
- the LOC108892319 gene encoding NACHT, LRR and PYD domains-containing protein 12 isoform X3; its protein translation is MNQSEDREEGVPPSKTTLCGEHESQTKAQSPEQQHSPHSAGPGPGPGPGPVFMKSDWSMDHDGYFKQSFGSFRIQQQRPDSPESSCLSLKSDNSKGFFIDFKGRRPSADQIVDQESSEVPSGQSAQQHQTHLDSIFMLLEENIVTFVKNELKKMQKVLSLDYPECLESQREDEEVLDSDDEEQRRSSREEFLKITLNFLRRMKQEELADCLQSRHFAPVCRRKLKSNLKKKFQCLFEGISKAGNPTLLNQIYTELYITEGGTGEVNDEHEVRQIETASRKPDRPETTIRQEDIFKASPGRDEPIRTVMTKGVAGIGKTVLTQKLTLDWAEDKANQDIHFTFPFTFRELNVLKEKKLSLVELVHHFFTETKEAGICRFEEFQVVFIFDGLDECRLPLDFHNTEILTDVTESTSVDVLLTNLIRGKLLPSACLWITTRPAAANQIPPECVDMVTEVRGFTDPQKEEYFRKRFRDEDQASRIISHIKTSRSLHIMCHIPVFCWITATVLEDVLKTREGGELPKTLTEMYIHFLVVQTKLKTIKYDGGSGTDPHWNKKSRKMIKTLGKLAVEQLQKGNLIFYESDLTECGIDIRAASVYSGVFTQIFKEERGLYQDKVFCFVHLSVQEFLAALHVHLTFIKSGVNLLLEEQTTTRWSKLFRNKPEPTQFYQRTVDKALQSPNGHLDLFLRFLLGLSLQTNQTLLRGLLTQTGSGSWTNQETVQYIKKKIEETPSAEKSINLFHCLNELNDRSLVEEIQQSLSSGRLSTDKLSPAQWSALVFILLSSEKDLDVFDLKKYSASEEALLRLLPVVKASNKALLSGCNLSERSCEALSSVLSSQSSSLRDLDLSNNNLQDSGVKMLSVGLESPHCSLETLRLSDCNLSERSCEALSSVLSSQSSSLRDLDLSNNNLQDSGVKMLSVGLESPHCSLETLSLDQTRLTEKSCQEISSVLSSQSSSLRDLDLSNNNLQDSGVKMLSVGLESPHCSLETLRLNQTSLTEKSCQEISSVLSSQSSSLRDLDLSNNNLQDSGVKMLSVGLESSHCSLETLSLSGCLISEEGCASLVSALSSNPSHLRELDLSYNHPGDSGVKLLSAGLKDPGWRLDTLRVEPGGVRWLTPGLRKYSCQLTIDTNTVNRFLKLSDNNRKVTLVEEDQSYPDHPDRFDPCPQLLCRTGLTGRCYWEVEWRGDVYISVSYRGIRRKGGRDCLFGLNDQSWRLRCSDVSGYSVCHNNRGTYISSSSSSSSSSSSVSNRVAVYVDCPAGSLSFYRVSSDSLIHLHTFNTTFTQPLYPGFGVWSWSIGSSVSLC
- the LOC108892319 gene encoding NACHT, LRR and PYD domains-containing protein 3 isoform X6, producing MNQSEDREEGVPPSKTTLCGEHESQTKAQSPEQQHSPHSAGPGPGPGPGPVFMKSDWSMDHDGYFKQSFGSFRIQQQRPDSPESSCLSLKSDNSKGFFIDFKGRRPSADQIVDQESSEVPSGQSAQQHQTHLDSIFMLLEENIVTFVKNELKKMQKVLSLDYPECLESQREDEEVLDSDDEEQRRSSREEFLKITLNFLRRMKQEELADCLQSRHFAPVCRRKLKSNLKKKFQCLFEGISKAGNPTLLNQIYTELYITEGGTGEVNDEHEVRQIETASRKPDRPETTIRQEDIFKASPGRDEPIRTVMTKGVAGIGKTVLTQKLTLDWAEDKANQDIHFTFPFTFRELNVLKEKKLSLVELVHHFFTETKEAGICRFEEFQVVFIFDGLDECRLPLDFHNTEILTDVTESTSVDVLLTNLIRGKLLPSACLWITTRPAAANQIPPECVDMVTEVRGFTDPQKEEYFRKRFRDEDQASRIISHIKTSRSLHIMCHIPVFCWITATVLEDVLKTREGGELPKTLTEMYIHFLVVQTKLKTIKYDGGSGTDPHWNKKSRKMIKTLGKLAVEQLQKGNLIFYESDLTECGIDIRAASVYSGVFTQIFKEERGLYQDKVFCFVHLSVQEFLAALHVHLTFIKSGVNLLLEEQTTTRWSKLFRNKPEPTQFYQRTVDKALQSPNGHLDLFLRFLLGLSLQTNQTLLRGLLTQTGSGSWTNQETVQYIKKKIEETPSAEKSINLFHCLNELNDRSLVEEIQQSLSSGRLSTDKLSPAQWSALVFILLSSEKDLDVFDLKKYSASEEALLRLLPVVKASNKALLSGCNLSERSCEALSSVLSSQSSSLRDLDLSNNNLQDSGVKMLSVGLESPHCSLETLRLSDCNLSERSCEALSSVLSSQSSSLRDLDLSNNNLQDSGVKMLSVGLESPHCSLETLRLNQTSLTEKSCQEISSVLSSQSSSLRDLDLSNNNLQDSGVKMLSVGLESSHCSLETLSLSGCLISEEGCASLVSALSSNPSHLRELDLSYNHPGDSGVKLLSAGLKDPGWRLDTLRVEPGGVRWLTPGLRKYSCQLTIDTNTVNRFLKLSDNNRKVTLVEEDQSYPDHPDRFDPCPQLLCRTGLTGRCYWEVEWRGDVYISVSYRGIRRKGGRDCLFGLNDQSWRLRCSDVSGYSVCHNNRGTYISSSSSSSSSSSSVSNRVAVYVDCPAGSLSFYRVSSDSLIHLHTFNTTFTQPLYPGFGVWSWSIGSSVSLC
- the LOC108892319 gene encoding NACHT, LRR and PYD domains-containing protein 12 isoform X1, producing the protein MNQSEDREEGVPPSKTTLCGEHESQTKAQSPEQQHSPHSAGPGPGPGPGPVFMKSDWSMDHDGYFKQSFGSFRIQQQRPDSPESSCLSLKSDNSKGFFIDFKGRRPSADQIVDQESSEVPSGQSAQQHQTHLDSIFMLLEENIVTFVKNELKKMQKVLSLDYPECLESQREDEEVLDSDDEEQRRSSREEFLKITLNFLRRMKQEELADCLQSRHFAPVCRRKLKSNLKKKFQCLFEGISKAGNPTLLNQIYTELYITEGGTGEVNDEHEVRQIETASRKPDRPETTIRQEDIFKASPGRDEPIRTVMTKGVAGIGKTVLTQKLTLDWAEDKANQDIHFTFPFTFRELNVLKEKKLSLVELVHHFFTETKEAGICRFEEFQVVFIFDGLDECRLPLDFHNTEILTDVTESTSVDVLLTNLIRGKLLPSACLWITTRPAAANQIPPECVDMVTEVRGFTDPQKEEYFRKRFRDEDQASRIISHIKTSRSLHIMCHIPVFCWITATVLEDVLKTREGGELPKTLTEMYIHFLVVQTKLKTIKYDGGSGTDPHWNKKSRKMIKTLGKLAVEQLQKGNLIFYESDLTECGIDIRAASVYSGVFTQIFKEERGLYQDKVFCFVHLSVQEFLAALHVHLTFIKSGVNLLLEEQTTTRWSKLFRNKPEPTQFYQRTVDKALQSPNGHLDLFLRFLLGLSLQTNQTLLRGLLTQTGSGSWTNQETVQYIKKKIEETPSAEKSINLFHCLNELNDRSLVEEIQQSLSSGRLSTDKLSPAQWSALVFILLSSEKDLDVFDLKKYSASEEALLRLLPVVKASNKALLSGCNLSERSCEALSSVLSSQSSSLRDLDLSNNNLQDSGVKMLSVGLESPHCSLETLRLSDCNLSERSCEALSSVLSSQSSSLRDLDLSNNNLQDSGVKMLSVGLESPHCSLETLRLSGCNLSERSCEALSSVLSSQSSSLRDLDLSNNNLQDSGVKMLSAGLESPHCSLETLSLDQTRLTEKSCQEISSVLSSQSSSLRDLDLSNNNLQDSGVKMLSVGLESPHCSLETLRLNQTSLTEKSCQEISSVLSSQSSSLRDLDLSNNNLQDSGVKMLSVGLESSHCSLETLSLSGCLISEEGCASLVSALSSNPSHLRELDLSYNHPGDSGVKLLSAGLKDPGWRLDTLRVEPGGVRWLTPGLRKYSCQLTIDTNTVNRFLKLSDNNRKVTLVEEDQSYPDHPDRFDPCPQLLCRTGLTGRCYWEVEWRGDVYISVSYRGIRRKGGRDCLFGLNDQSWRLRCSDVSGYSVCHNNRGTYISSSSSSSSSSSSVSNRVAVYVDCPAGSLSFYRVSSDSLIHLHTFNTTFTQPLYPGFGVWSWSIGSSVSLC
- the LOC108892319 gene encoding NACHT, LRR and PYD domains-containing protein 3 isoform X9, with the protein product MNQSEDREEGVPPSKTTLCGEHESQTKAQSPEQQHSPHSAGPGPGPGPGPVFMKSDWSMDHDGYFKQSFGSFRIQQQRPDSPESSCLSLKSDNSKGFFIDFKGRRPSADQIVDQESSEVPSGQSAQQHQTHLDSIFMLLEENIVTFVKNELKKMQKVLSLDYPECLESQREDEEVLDSDDEEQRRSSREEFLKITLNFLRRMKQEELADCLQSRHFAPVCRRKLKSNLKKKFQCLFEGISKAGNPTLLNQIYTELYITEGGTGEVNDEHEVRQIETASRKPDRPETTIRQEDIFKASPGRDEPIRTVMTKGVAGIGKTVLTQKLTLDWAEDKANQDIHFTFPFTFRELNVLKEKKLSLVELVHHFFTETKEAGICRFEEFQVVFIFDGLDECRLPLDFHNTEILTDVTESTSVDVLLTNLIRGKLLPSACLWITTRPAAANQIPPECVDMVTEVRGFTDPQKEEYFRKRFRDEDQASRIISHIKTSRSLHIMCHIPVFCWITATVLEDVLKTREGGELPKTLTEMYIHFLVVQTKLKTIKYDGGSGTDPHWNKKSRKMIKTLGKLAVEQLQKGNLIFYESDLTECGIDIRAASVYSGVFTQIFKEERGLYQDKVFCFVHLSVQEFLAALHVHLTFIKSGVNLLLEEQTTTRWSKLFRNKPEPTQFYQRTVDKALQSPNGHLDLFLRFLLGLSLQTNQTLLRGLLTQTGSGSWTNQETVQYIKKKIEETPSAEKSINLFHCLNELNDRSLVEEIQQSLSSGRLSTDKLSPAQWSALVFILLSSEKDLDVFDLKKYSASEEALLRLLPVVKASNKALLSGCNLSERSCEALSSVLSSQSSSLRDLDLSNNNLQDSGVKMLSVGLESPHCSLETLRLSGCNLSERSCEALSSVLSSQSSSLRDLDLSNNNLQDSGVKMLSAGLESPHCSLETLSLSGCLISEEGCASLVSALSSNPSHLRELDLSYNHPGDSGVKLLSAGLKDPGWRLDTLRVEPGGVRWLTPGLRKYSCQLTIDTNTVNRFLKLSDNNRKVTLVEEDQSYPDHPDRFDPCPQLLCRTGLTGRCYWEVEWRGDVYISVSYRGIRRKGGRDCLFGLNDQSWRLRCSDVSGYSVCHNNRGTYISSSSSSSSSSSSVSNRVAVYVDCPAGSLSFYRVSSDSLIHLHTFNTTFTQPLYPGFGVWSWSIGSSVSLC
- the LOC108892319 gene encoding NACHT, LRR and PYD domains-containing protein 3 isoform X7 — translated: MNQSEDREEGVPPSKTTLCGEHESQTKAQSPEQQHSPHSAGPGPGPGPGPVFMKSDWSMDHDGYFKQSFGSFRIQQQRPDSPESSCLSLKSDNSKGFFIDFKGRRPSADQIVDQESSEVPSGQSAQQHQTHLDSIFMLLEENIVTFVKNELKKMQKVLSLDYPECLESQREDEEVLDSDDEEQRRSSREEFLKITLNFLRRMKQEELADCLQSRHFAPVCRRKLKSNLKKKFQCLFEGISKAGNPTLLNQIYTELYITEGGTGEVNDEHEVRQIETASRKPDRPETTIRQEDIFKASPGRDEPIRTVMTKGVAGIGKTVLTQKLTLDWAEDKANQDIHFTFPFTFRELNVLKEKKLSLVELVHHFFTETKEAGICRFEEFQVVFIFDGLDECRLPLDFHNTEILTDVTESTSVDVLLTNLIRGKLLPSACLWITTRPAAANQIPPECVDMVTEVRGFTDPQKEEYFRKRFRDEDQASRIISHIKTSRSLHIMCHIPVFCWITATVLEDVLKTREGGELPKTLTEMYIHFLVVQTKLKTIKYDGGSGTDPHWNKKSRKMIKTLGKLAVEQLQKGNLIFYESDLTECGIDIRAASVYSGVFTQIFKEERGLYQDKVFCFVHLSVQEFLAALHVHLTFIKSGVNLLLEEQTTTRWSKLFRNKPEPTQFYQRTVDKALQSPNGHLDLFLRFLLGLSLQTNQTLLRGLLTQTGSGSWTNQETVQYIKKKIEETPSAEKSINLFHCLNELNDRSLVEEIQQSLSSGRLSTDKLSPAQWSALVFILLSSEKDLDVFDLKKYSASEEALLRLLPVVKASNKALLSGCNLSERSCEALSSVLSSQSSSLRDLDLSNNNLQDSGVKMLSVGLESPHCSLETLSLDQTRLTEKSCQEISSVLSSQSSSLRDLDLSNNNLQDSGVKMLSVGLESPHCSLETLRLNQTSLTEKSCQEISSVLSSQSSSLRDLDLSNNNLQDSGVKMLSVGLESSHCSLETLSLSGCLISEEGCASLVSALSSNPSHLRELDLSYNHPGDSGVKLLSAGLKDPGWRLDTLRVEPGGVRWLTPGLRKYSCQLTIDTNTVNRFLKLSDNNRKVTLVEEDQSYPDHPDRFDPCPQLLCRTGLTGRCYWEVEWRGDVYISVSYRGIRRKGGRDCLFGLNDQSWRLRCSDVSGYSVCHNNRGTYISSSSSSSSSSSSVSNRVAVYVDCPAGSLSFYRVSSDSLIHLHTFNTTFTQPLYPGFGVWSWSIGSSVSLC